A genomic segment from Acidobacteriota bacterium encodes:
- the pstA gene encoding phosphate ABC transporter permease PstA has protein sequence MFEATAQNRRNQRVEGLFRLLFLWMTCMLILPVALILGVLIVRGGPAISWEFLFTQPLNNMTAGGILPALVGTVWLVVVALIASVPVGVAAALYLSEYAPDNRLTRAINLAIINLAGVPSIVHALFGLGAFVIFFRFGTSILAASLTLAVMTLPVVIVATRESLQTVPLAFREACWNMGATRWQTIRKIVLPNSISGILTGVILEVSRTSGETAPIMFTGAAFFLPFLPQGVLDQTMAMSLHLFVISTQVPDVPEHMPFGVALVLISMVLAMNGISIAFRVYLRGRKKW, from the coding sequence ATGTTCGAAGCGACCGCACAGAACCGCCGCAATCAGAGGGTCGAGGGTCTCTTCCGGCTCCTCTTCCTGTGGATGACCTGCATGCTCATCCTGCCGGTCGCCCTCATCCTGGGCGTGCTGATCGTCCGCGGCGGACCTGCCATCTCCTGGGAGTTCCTGTTCACCCAGCCGCTCAACAACATGACCGCGGGCGGCATCCTGCCGGCCCTGGTCGGCACCGTGTGGCTGGTCGTCGTCGCCCTGATCGCCTCGGTACCGGTCGGCGTGGCGGCGGCGCTCTACCTGAGCGAGTACGCGCCGGACAACCGACTCACCCGGGCGATCAACCTGGCGATCATCAACCTGGCCGGCGTGCCGTCGATCGTGCACGCCCTGTTCGGCCTTGGCGCCTTCGTCATCTTCTTTCGCTTCGGCACGAGCATCCTGGCGGCCAGCCTGACGCTGGCGGTCATGACGCTGCCGGTGGTCATCGTCGCCACCCGGGAGTCGCTCCAGACCGTGCCGCTCGCCTTCCGCGAGGCGTGCTGGAACATGGGCGCCACGCGCTGGCAGACGATCCGCAAGATCGTGCTGCCGAACTCGATCAGCGGCATCCTGACCGGCGTCATCCTGGAGGTGTCCCGCACGTCCGGCGAGACCGCCCCGATCATGTTCACCGGCGCCGCCTTCTTCCTTCCCTTCCTGCCCCAGGGGGTCCTCGACCAGACGATGGCGATGTCGCTGCACCTGTTCGTCATCTCGACCCAGGTGCCGGACGTGCCGGAGCACATGCCTTTCGGCGTCGCACTGGTCCTGATCTCCATGGTGCTGGCGATGAACGGCATCTCGATCGCCTTCCGCGTCTACCTGCGGGGCCGCAAGAAGTGGTGA
- the pstC gene encoding phosphate ABC transporter permease subunit PstC — translation MPETAHAADRRDAAWWIDRAVQILVLAGGLSAIVFIAGIFVFITREGAGFVFDRFDFREFFGSPRWTPTSSHNPTYGALALIAGTASVTGLAMVVSVPFSLGAAIYIGEFATGRVRETLKVLVELLAAIPSVVWGFIGLSIMNPLIIQVFDVPVGLNVLNAGVILGLMAAPIMTTIAEDALKAVPDTYREAAEAMGATRWQVTFKVVLPAARNGLVAATLLGVGRGFGETMAVLMASGHSINLPTSPFDSVRALTATIAAELGETAAGSDHYGALFTLGIFLFLVTFAINFAADVFVRGGQRKYRRRGRRPAASANP, via the coding sequence TTGCCTGAAACAGCGCACGCCGCGGACCGGCGCGATGCGGCGTGGTGGATCGACCGCGCGGTGCAGATTCTGGTGCTGGCCGGAGGGTTGTCGGCGATCGTCTTCATCGCCGGCATCTTCGTGTTCATCACGCGCGAGGGCGCCGGCTTCGTCTTCGACCGTTTCGACTTCCGCGAGTTCTTCGGTTCGCCGCGCTGGACGCCGACCTCGAGCCACAACCCGACCTACGGCGCGCTCGCCCTGATCGCCGGCACCGCCTCGGTGACCGGACTCGCCATGGTCGTTTCCGTGCCGTTCTCGCTGGGGGCCGCGATCTACATCGGCGAGTTCGCGACCGGCCGCGTGCGCGAAACGCTGAAGGTGCTGGTCGAACTCCTGGCGGCGATCCCTTCCGTGGTCTGGGGGTTCATCGGGCTGTCCATCATGAACCCGCTGATCATCCAGGTCTTCGACGTGCCGGTCGGCCTGAACGTCCTGAACGCCGGGGTCATCCTGGGGCTGATGGCGGCCCCGATCATGACGACGATCGCCGAGGACGCCCTGAAGGCCGTGCCCGACACCTATCGCGAGGCCGCCGAAGCGATGGGGGCGACCCGCTGGCAGGTGACCTTCAAGGTCGTGCTGCCCGCGGCCCGCAACGGTCTGGTCGCGGCGACGCTGCTCGGCGTCGGACGCGGGTTCGGCGAGACGATGGCGGTGCTGATGGCGAGCGGCCACTCGATCAACCTGCCGACGAGCCCCTTCGACTCGGTGCGGGCTCTGACCGCGACGATCGCCGCCGAACTCGGCGAGACGGCCGCCGGTTCCGACCACTACGGTGCGCTCTTCACGCTCGGCATCTTCCTGTTCCTGGTCACCTTCGCGATCAACTTCGCCGCCGACGTCTTCGTGCGGGGCGGTCAGCGCAAGTACCGCCGCCGCGGCCGCCGGCCGGCCGCGTCGGCGAATCCGTAG
- a CDS encoding outer membrane lipoprotein-sorting protein, whose translation MNRSFLCASLLLAASWLLLSAAATAQPADPPLDVLMRATDDAMRGDSSESRITMRIKTERWQRELRLHVVSEGTETALVRIEAPAKERGTATLKVEQNIWNYLPKVDRTIKVPGSMMQAAWMGSHFTNDDLVHESRYSEDFECAYRERPADGSGHWLVRCVPLPDAPVVWGAIDARFRAQDMLLDQAEYFDERDRLVRTIRYEDFGPLGGRTLPRRMRVIPADDADEFTEIVYEEHAFNVDLPAGTFSLRSLRQ comes from the coding sequence GTGAACAGGTCCTTTCTCTGCGCGAGTCTCCTGCTCGCGGCCTCTTGGCTTCTCCTCTCCGCCGCTGCGACGGCGCAGCCGGCCGACCCACCGCTCGACGTGCTGATGCGCGCCACGGACGACGCGATGCGGGGGGACTCCAGCGAGAGCCGGATCACGATGCGGATCAAGACCGAGCGCTGGCAGCGAGAGTTGCGTCTCCACGTCGTCTCGGAGGGCACCGAGACGGCGCTGGTACGGATCGAAGCACCGGCGAAGGAGCGCGGCACCGCCACACTCAAGGTCGAGCAGAACATCTGGAACTACCTCCCCAAGGTCGACAGGACGATCAAGGTGCCGGGGTCGATGATGCAGGCGGCGTGGATGGGCAGCCACTTCACGAACGACGACCTGGTCCATGAGTCCCGTTACAGCGAGGACTTCGAGTGTGCCTACAGGGAACGGCCGGCGGACGGCTCCGGGCATTGGCTGGTGCGTTGCGTCCCGCTGCCGGACGCTCCGGTCGTGTGGGGCGCGATCGACGCCCGGTTTCGGGCGCAGGACATGCTGCTCGACCAGGCCGAGTACTTCGACGAGCGCGACCGTCTGGTGCGCACGATCCGTTACGAGGACTTCGGTCCGCTGGGCGGCAGGACGCTGCCGCGGCGGATGCGGGTGATTCCGGCGGACGATGCCGACGAGTTCACCGAGATCGTCTACGAGGAACACGCGTTCAACGTCGACCTGCCGGCGGGTACCTTCTCGCTGCGGTCCTTGCGGCAATAG
- a CDS encoding TonB-dependent receptor — protein MLLAFADGAGAQELRGRLVGTVTDATGAVLRGVTVTASSAALIRQREVVTGTQGGYAFPALPTGDYTLIFSRSDFQTTVRDNLRVLLNTTLTVDATLEVGAVDETITVSAAAPLVDVRTTTTAVNFTKELLEDVPNARDIWAAMAQAPGFQMEAYDVGGSHTGTQTGYQAFGFGDQHRTLLEGINVTEGTSANAGYFDYGSLEDFQLGGAGNMGETHGLGAFLNLTTKSGGDRFAGDVYVDFLDDGSVADNVPDALREGGGTLGRYRAPPGGLRAGNPLTLQGDRNMGIGGPLRRGRTWFYAGYRLNHQEELTIGHPNPSTTQLENWTAKVTHQFNDGSQLVGFFNHRTKLQPERGLGGDRSLDTAWFQQSVNMPMKLEYRNPLTNRMFLNLQASHWINRWPLYPTQTRSSSVEGLPPGRLEVNTGDYTNAHSYYHFRDITKPQASGSITFFADDFGGEHTLKAGFEAYRERRSFLRMQPGDLFYRDVDGAPAEVDIYNTPNTGVNTVRVLSGYVQDSWLVTNRLTLNLGARFDRYVMGWPDQSISPTHSDIWAPRQVGARDVLTWANVAPRIGAAFDVTGKGRTVVKLFAGRFYWNPSTTIVEAENPVGQAAARFAFHDLNGNRLLDAGPSGGLADSPELGRRIATFGGAGTVTVDPELASAYGHEISAHFEQQLADNLSVRGSYVYKNARNLYGIVDMNRAFAYRIPFAYTDHGADDVEGTADDQVLQLFDRPPDIPENRRYVNPRRHGLPSPDGDYHTAEVALNRRFSDRWMLLTSFMHTRARAPLRTTSSTSVRTAARFDFIEGTTYEWQANQARFGRVTTTYWNYKLAGRYVFPRDIGFTASYRLQSGFQVGRRITVQLPNAGTERVMANPYDDRAPNVGIFDLRAEKQFALRDGVHLTLLLDAFNVLNDATVLNFRTISGPRYNEIVAMLNPRVFRAGLRLEF, from the coding sequence ATGCTCCTCGCATTCGCCGACGGAGCCGGCGCCCAGGAACTGCGCGGCCGTCTTGTCGGCACGGTGACCGACGCCACCGGTGCCGTGCTTCGAGGCGTCACGGTGACCGCCTCGAGTGCGGCTCTGATCCGCCAGCGGGAGGTGGTGACCGGAACCCAGGGCGGCTACGCGTTCCCCGCCCTGCCGACGGGCGACTACACGCTCATCTTCTCGCGTTCTGACTTCCAAACCACCGTCCGCGACAACCTCCGCGTCCTGCTCAACACGACGCTGACCGTGGACGCCACGCTGGAGGTGGGCGCCGTCGATGAGACGATCACGGTCAGCGCCGCGGCCCCGCTCGTTGACGTCAGAACGACCACCACCGCGGTCAACTTCACCAAGGAACTCCTCGAGGACGTTCCGAACGCGCGCGACATCTGGGCCGCCATGGCGCAGGCGCCCGGTTTCCAGATGGAGGCCTACGACGTCGGTGGATCGCACACGGGCACCCAGACGGGGTACCAGGCCTTCGGCTTTGGCGACCAGCACCGCACTCTGCTCGAAGGCATCAACGTCACCGAAGGGACGTCCGCGAACGCCGGCTACTTCGACTACGGGAGCCTGGAGGACTTCCAGCTCGGCGGCGCCGGGAACATGGGGGAGACGCACGGCCTGGGGGCCTTCCTGAACCTGACCACGAAGTCGGGCGGCGACCGCTTCGCCGGAGACGTCTACGTCGACTTCCTGGACGACGGCTCCGTGGCGGACAACGTCCCCGACGCGCTCCGTGAAGGCGGCGGGACACTGGGCCGATACCGGGCGCCGCCGGGAGGACTGCGAGCAGGCAACCCGCTCACGCTGCAGGGCGACCGGAACATGGGGATCGGCGGGCCGCTCCGCCGCGGTCGGACCTGGTTCTACGCCGGCTACCGCCTGAATCACCAGGAGGAGCTGACCATCGGGCATCCGAACCCTTCCACGACGCAGCTCGAGAACTGGACCGCCAAGGTGACCCACCAGTTCAACGACGGGAGCCAGCTCGTCGGCTTCTTCAACCACCGCACGAAGCTGCAGCCGGAGCGCGGGCTCGGCGGCGACCGGTCACTGGACACGGCGTGGTTCCAGCAGTCCGTGAACATGCCGATGAAGCTGGAGTACCGGAACCCCCTCACCAACAGGATGTTCCTGAACCTCCAGGCCAGCCACTGGATCAACCGGTGGCCCCTGTATCCGACCCAGACCCGCTCGTCGAGCGTGGAGGGGCTTCCGCCCGGACGGCTGGAGGTCAACACCGGCGACTACACGAACGCCCACAGCTACTACCACTTCCGAGACATCACGAAGCCGCAGGCGTCCGGGAGCATCACCTTCTTCGCCGACGACTTCGGCGGCGAGCACACGCTGAAGGCCGGCTTCGAGGCCTACCGCGAGCGTCGCAGCTTTCTTCGCATGCAACCGGGAGACCTGTTCTACCGCGACGTCGACGGGGCGCCGGCCGAGGTGGACATCTACAACACTCCCAACACCGGCGTGAACACCGTCCGCGTCCTTTCCGGCTACGTCCAGGATTCCTGGCTCGTCACCAACCGGCTCACCCTGAACCTCGGTGCCCGTTTCGACCGCTACGTCATGGGCTGGCCGGATCAGTCCATCTCCCCAACGCACTCGGACATCTGGGCGCCCCGGCAAGTCGGAGCGCGGGACGTGTTGACCTGGGCCAACGTCGCGCCGCGGATCGGGGCCGCGTTCGACGTGACCGGCAAGGGGCGGACGGTGGTGAAACTGTTCGCCGGCCGCTTCTACTGGAACCCAAGCACCACGATCGTCGAGGCCGAAAACCCCGTAGGCCAGGCGGCGGCCCGATTCGCCTTTCACGACCTGAACGGGAACCGCCTGCTGGATGCTGGGCCGAGCGGCGGTCTCGCGGACTCGCCGGAGCTCGGACGGCGGATCGCGACGTTCGGCGGGGCCGGAACGGTCACCGTCGATCCCGAGCTCGCCAGCGCCTATGGACACGAGATCTCCGCGCACTTCGAGCAGCAGCTCGCGGACAACCTGTCGGTACGCGGCTCCTACGTGTACAAGAACGCCCGCAACCTCTACGGCATCGTCGACATGAACCGGGCGTTCGCCTACCGGATCCCGTTCGCCTACACCGACCACGGCGCGGACGACGTCGAGGGGACCGCAGATGATCAGGTGCTTCAGCTCTTCGACCGGCCGCCGGACATCCCCGAGAACCGGCGCTACGTCAATCCACGACGGCACGGGCTGCCGTCGCCGGACGGCGACTACCACACCGCGGAGGTGGCGCTGAACCGCCGGTTCTCGGACCGCTGGATGCTGCTGACCTCCTTCATGCACACGCGGGCAAGGGCGCCGCTGCGGACGACATCCTCGACGAGCGTGCGCACGGCCGCCCGATTTGACTTCATCGAAGGCACGACGTACGAGTGGCAGGCCAACCAGGCGCGATTCGGACGGGTCACGACGACCTACTGGAACTACAAGCTGGCCGGGCGCTACGTGTTTCCCCGCGACATCGGTTTCACGGCCTCGTACCGCCTCCAGAGCGGCTTTCAGGTCGGCCGGCGGATCACCGTACAACTGCCGAACGCCGGCACCGAGCGGGTCATGGCCAACCCCTATGACGACCGAGCCCCCAACGTCGGCATCTTCGACCTCCGGGCCGAGAAGCAGTTCGCATTGCGGGACGGCGTCCACCTCACGCTCCTGCTCGACGCCTTCAACGTGCTGAACGACGCCACGGTGCTGAACTTCCGGACGATCTCCGGGCCCCGCTACAACGAGATCGTCGCGATGCTGAATCCGCGGGTCTTCCGGGCCGGCCTTCGCCTGGAGTTCTAG
- a CDS encoding ABC transporter ATP-binding protein, whose product MGDGAVIALRDATKVYRQGSVDIHALRGLSMEVEPGEFTAVCGPSGSGKTTMLNLIGALDAATSGSIVLEGQDLGGLNKKELSELRRDRIGFVFQAYNLMPVLTAYENAEMVLWVQGVDAASRRERVMGLLEQVGLKGLEDRRPSELSGGQQQRVAIARAIASNPAVVLADEPTANVDSETAETLLGLMEELNREQGVTFLFSTHDPQVMERARRVVRLVDGNIASDERR is encoded by the coding sequence ATGGGGGACGGAGCGGTCATCGCGTTGCGGGACGCCACCAAGGTCTACCGCCAGGGCAGCGTCGACATCCATGCCCTGCGCGGACTCTCGATGGAGGTCGAGCCGGGTGAGTTCACAGCCGTATGCGGCCCCTCGGGCTCCGGCAAGACGACCATGCTGAACCTGATCGGGGCGCTCGACGCGGCGACTTCGGGTTCGATCGTGCTCGAGGGCCAGGACCTTGGCGGCCTGAACAAGAAGGAGCTTTCCGAACTGCGTCGCGACCGGATCGGCTTCGTGTTCCAGGCGTACAACCTGATGCCGGTGCTGACCGCCTACGAGAACGCGGAGATGGTGCTCTGGGTCCAGGGCGTGGACGCCGCGAGCCGGCGCGAACGGGTGATGGGTCTGCTGGAACAGGTCGGGCTCAAGGGGCTGGAAGACCGGCGGCCCTCTGAGCTTTCGGGCGGTCAGCAGCAGCGGGTCGCGATCGCCCGCGCCATCGCCAGCAACCCGGCGGTCGTGCTAGCCGACGAGCCGACCGCGAATGTGGACTCGGAAACGGCGGAGACGCTGCTCGGCCTGATGGAGGAACTGAACCGGGAGCAGGGCGTGACCTTCCTCTTCTCGACTCACGATCCGCAGGTCATGGAACGGGCGCGTCGAGTCGTGCGCCTGGTCGATGGGAACATCGCGAGCGACGAGCGCCGGTAG
- a CDS encoding FtsX-like permease family protein, translating into MSGPNVATLAWRNLWRNRRRTLLTMGSIVFGVFLAVVFTAMQDRNWKDMIDLAARLGGGHVSLQHPEYLDTPTLTRTVVHGEAVETALDGEAGHIAHAVDRVIGPTMLATAGENFSAAFIAFDPEAEDETTLSILEALDQGSALEPGDRDGVILGHRLASNLGMELGDKVVYTLTDRNGEIVSGLARLRGTLKTNAPTVDGGFCLLPIATVRDLLGYDTDEATLVAVFLKDQRRSGGIAGRLDRELGETVAALPWNTSQPQLAAFIALKVGGAVVMEILIAVLVAAGIFNTLFVSVMERLREFGIMLAIGWSPGRLFRLVMMESAWLAVLGLMGAFLITIGPYLYLSSAGLDLTAVYGGTVEVAGVGLDPVLKIGIFPRNAVLICLFAVVATLASGIYPAWRAGRVQPVDTIKVV; encoded by the coding sequence ATGAGTGGACCGAACGTCGCGACGCTGGCCTGGCGCAACCTGTGGCGAAACCGTCGGCGCACCCTGCTGACGATGGGCTCGATCGTCTTCGGCGTGTTCCTGGCGGTCGTGTTCACGGCGATGCAGGATCGCAACTGGAAGGACATGATCGATCTGGCCGCCCGCCTCGGCGGGGGCCACGTCAGCCTCCAGCATCCCGAGTACCTCGATACGCCGACGCTGACCCGCACCGTCGTCCACGGCGAGGCGGTGGAAACGGCGCTCGACGGTGAGGCCGGTCACATCGCCCACGCCGTCGACCGGGTCATCGGGCCGACGATGCTGGCCACGGCGGGCGAGAACTTCAGCGCCGCTTTCATCGCCTTCGATCCGGAGGCCGAGGACGAAACGACCCTGTCCATCCTGGAGGCGCTGGACCAGGGCTCGGCCCTTGAACCCGGCGACCGCGACGGGGTGATCCTGGGCCACCGGCTGGCCAGCAATCTGGGGATGGAGCTGGGCGACAAGGTGGTCTACACCCTGACGGACAGGAACGGCGAGATCGTCAGCGGCCTGGCGCGGTTGCGTGGAACGCTCAAGACCAACGCACCGACCGTCGACGGCGGTTTCTGCCTGCTGCCGATCGCCACGGTGCGCGACCTGCTCGGCTACGACACGGACGAGGCGACGCTGGTCGCCGTCTTCCTGAAGGACCAGCGGAGGAGCGGCGGGATCGCCGGTCGGCTGGACCGCGAGCTCGGCGAGACGGTGGCGGCTCTCCCCTGGAACACGAGTCAGCCGCAACTGGCGGCGTTCATCGCGCTCAAGGTCGGCGGGGCGGTCGTCATGGAGATTCTGATCGCGGTGCTGGTCGCGGCGGGGATCTTCAACACCCTGTTCGTCAGCGTGATGGAGCGGCTGCGGGAGTTCGGGATCATGCTCGCGATCGGCTGGAGTCCGGGCCGGCTGTTTCGACTGGTCATGATGGAGAGCGCCTGGCTGGCGGTGCTCGGTCTTATGGGCGCCTTTCTGATCACGATCGGGCCCTACCTCTACCTGTCCTCGGCAGGCCTCGACCTGACCGCGGTCTATGGCGGCACGGTGGAGGTCGCCGGCGTCGGCCTGGACCCGGTCCTCAAGATCGGCATCTTCCCGCGCAACGCGGTGCTGATCTGCCTGTTCGCGGTCGTGGCGACCCTCGCTTCGGGCATCTATCCGGCCTGGCGCGCGGGCCGGGTGCAGCCCGTCGACACGATCAAGGTGGTGTGA
- a CDS encoding DUF1640 domain-containing protein: MERYAVRSSTKAVRRRLEAAGFDSAQAEALLHMIGDSQEALATKQDLASVQGALKQDIAEARIELKQDIAEVRTELKQDIAEVRTELKQDIAEVRTELKQDIAEVRTELKQDIAEVRTELKQDIAEVRSDLSDLATAVAANTARIDALEGAMQDLRQEIRDRFESFRQEIAGQMDGLRAEMRALKWMFGTVLALMVPMVGAILGLALR, from the coding sequence ATGGAACGCTACGCGGTAAGATCGTCCACCAAGGCGGTCAGACGACGGCTCGAGGCAGCCGGTTTCGACTCAGCTCAGGCGGAGGCGCTGCTCCACATGATCGGTGACAGCCAGGAAGCGCTGGCAACGAAGCAGGATCTCGCTTCGGTCCAAGGCGCGCTGAAGCAGGACATCGCCGAAGCGCGCATCGAGCTCAAACAGGACATCGCCGAAGTGCGCACCGAGCTCAAACAGGACATCGCCGAAGTGCGCACCGAGCTCAAACAGGACATCGCCGAAGTGCGCACCGAGCTCAAACAGGACATCGCCGAAGTGCGCACCGAGCTCAAACAGGACATCGCCGAAGTGCGCACCGAGCTCAAACAGGACATCGCCGAAGTCCGTAGCGACCTGAGCGACCTCGCGACGGCCGTGGCGGCGAACACCGCCCGAATCGACGCTCTCGAAGGGGCGATGCAGGACCTGCGCCAGGAGATACGGGACCGCTTCGAGAGCTTCCGCCAGGAGATCGCGGGTCAGATGGACGGACTGCGAGCCGAGATGAGGGCACTCAAGTGGATGTTCGGCACCGTTCTGGCCCTGATGGTCCCGATGGTCGGCGCGATCCTCGGCTTGGCTCTGCGTTGA
- a CDS encoding ABC transporter permease, which translates to MKILRMAWRNLWRNGRRTLVTVGAMTLALWAMVLYTSLMQGMLGSMESTLLDVELGEIQIHAAGYLERPSIWERIEEPDALLEALDETGLRSSARLLGGALVASGDASTGALLKGLRPERDARVSDVYERLDRGEWLDPADPEGVVLGYRLARTLGIDVGDELIALSQATDGSMANDLFRVRGVLQSLSEETDRATVFLVEGQFRSFFALEDGAHQVIVRSGEGQTLDAAGEMAQEAAAASAPGAEVKSWRDLLPGLANVFDSAQAAVQVVAFVVYVVIAIMILNAMLMAVFERIREFGVLKAIGVSPRRVLALILTEGALQAALAIAIGLVASVPALWFVTTRGIDVGQLGGTAIMGVSMDRIWTGAVSPATIAGPVFILLFIVGLAVLFPAFKAARISPIEAIHHQ; encoded by the coding sequence ATGAAGATTCTCCGCATGGCCTGGCGCAACTTGTGGCGGAACGGCCGCCGCACGCTGGTCACGGTCGGTGCGATGACCCTGGCCCTGTGGGCGATGGTGCTCTACACGTCGCTCATGCAGGGGATGCTGGGCAGCATGGAAAGCACCCTGCTCGACGTGGAGCTGGGCGAGATCCAGATCCACGCCGCCGGCTACCTTGAGCGGCCCTCCATCTGGGAGCGGATAGAGGAGCCGGACGCCCTGCTGGAGGCGCTGGACGAGACCGGGTTGCGGTCGAGCGCGCGCCTGCTCGGCGGCGCCCTGGTCGCTTCGGGCGACGCGTCGACCGGGGCGTTGCTCAAGGGGCTCAGACCGGAACGGGACGCACGGGTCAGTGACGTCTACGAGCGGCTCGACCGGGGCGAGTGGCTGGATCCGGCCGATCCCGAGGGCGTAGTGCTCGGGTACAGACTCGCGCGGACGCTTGGAATCGATGTTGGCGACGAACTCATCGCACTGAGCCAGGCGACCGACGGCAGCATGGCGAACGACCTGTTCCGGGTCCGGGGCGTGCTGCAGAGCCTGAGCGAGGAGACGGACCGCGCGACCGTGTTCCTCGTGGAGGGTCAGTTCCGGAGCTTCTTTGCGCTCGAGGACGGCGCCCACCAGGTCATCGTCCGCAGCGGGGAAGGACAGACCCTCGACGCTGCCGGGGAGATGGCCCAGGAAGCCGCCGCGGCGAGCGCGCCCGGAGCCGAGGTGAAGAGCTGGAGGGATCTCCTGCCGGGTCTCGCGAACGTCTTCGACTCCGCTCAAGCGGCGGTCCAGGTCGTTGCCTTCGTCGTCTACGTCGTGATCGCGATCATGATCCTGAACGCCATGCTGATGGCTGTCTTCGAGCGGATCCGCGAGTTCGGCGTGTTGAAGGCGATCGGCGTTTCGCCACGACGGGTGCTCGCGCTCATCCTGACGGAGGGCGCGCTGCAGGCGGCACTGGCGATCGCCATCGGGCTGGTGGCAAGCGTGCCCGCGCTCTGGTTCGTCACCACGCGGGGCATCGATGTCGGCCAACTGGGCGGTACCGCCATCATGGGCGTTTCGATGGACCGGATCTGGACCGGAGCGGTCAGCCCGGCGACGATCGCCGGGCCGGTCTTCATCCTGCTGTTCATCGTCGGGCTGGCGGTCCTGTTCCCGGCCTTCAAGGCGGCGCGGATCAGCCCGATCGAGGCGATCCATCACCAGTAG
- a CDS encoding phosphate ABC transporter substrate-binding protein produces the protein MKTKRRAFASCALAIAAALVAACGGGGGSRSLIQNKGSDTLVNVAQAWAEEYAALRPGTAVAVTGGGSGTGIAAMINGTVDIANSSRKMKDSEIELARGNGNEPIEFVVGYDALAVYVHPDNPMDEISLEQLAALYGEGGDIDTWSQYGVEVPGCSSDEIVRVSRQNNSGTYVYFREAVLGDRRDFRLGSRDMHGSKDVVDLVENTPCAIGYSGLAYATDHVKMPCVRTGEDGDCVSPSVETAIDGSYPIARPLFMYTAGEPQGEIRDYIDWVLSDEGQCIIYDKGYAPRGDVDCS, from the coding sequence ATGAAGACAAAGAGACGCGCCTTCGCCTCATGCGCTTTGGCGATCGCCGCCGCCCTGGTTGCCGCCTGCGGCGGCGGGGGCGGTTCCCGCAGCCTGATCCAGAACAAGGGCTCCGACACGCTGGTCAATGTCGCCCAGGCGTGGGCCGAGGAGTACGCCGCCTTGAGGCCCGGCACCGCGGTCGCGGTGACCGGCGGCGGGTCGGGAACCGGCATCGCGGCCATGATCAACGGCACGGTCGACATAGCGAACTCGAGCCGCAAGATGAAGGACTCCGAGATCGAACTGGCGCGCGGCAACGGCAACGAGCCGATCGAGTTCGTCGTCGGCTACGACGCCCTGGCCGTGTACGTCCATCCCGACAACCCGATGGACGAGATCTCGCTGGAGCAGTTGGCCGCGCTGTACGGCGAGGGCGGCGATATCGACACCTGGAGCCAGTACGGCGTCGAGGTGCCGGGGTGCAGCAGCGACGAGATCGTTCGCGTCAGCCGGCAGAACAACTCCGGCACCTACGTCTACTTCCGCGAAGCGGTGCTCGGCGACCGGCGGGACTTCCGGCTCGGCTCGCGCGACATGCACGGCTCCAAGGACGTGGTCGACCTGGTCGAGAACACGCCCTGCGCGATCGGCTACAGCGGTCTCGCCTACGCGACGGACCACGTCAAGATGCCCTGCGTCAGAACGGGCGAGGACGGCGACTGCGTGTCTCCCTCGGTCGAGACGGCGATCGACGGCTCCTATCCCATCGCGCGTCCGCTGTTCATGTACACCGCGGGCGAGCCGCAGGGCGAGATCCGCGACTACATCGACTGGGTGCTCAGCGACGAGGGCCAGTGCATCATCTACGACAAGGGTTACGCGCCGCGCGGCGACGTGGACTGTTCCTGA